In Globicephala melas chromosome 20, mGloMel1.2, whole genome shotgun sequence, the genomic window CTCTGTCCATCCATCTGTACCCCCAGCCGCAGGCCCCCTCCGCTCAGGTGATGGACTTCCTGTTTGAGAAGTGGAAGCTCTATGGCGATCAGTGTCTCTACAACCTGAGCCTGCTGCCCCCCCCAACTGGTGAGCCCCGCCTTCGGCCCGAGTGcagtccccccaacccccacccaccatttacaggtgaggaaattgagccaTAGAGAAGCTGGTGACTAGCCCAGGGCCACAGACCAGGACATTTAAGAAATGGTAGAACTGCCCCAGAACTGGGATGTTTCGTGCCCCTCCCCTGCTGCTGGGCACCCCTCAGGCCCACGGCCTGGACACCGTCTTTCCTCCCATGGAGCAAAGCCTCGTGGCCCAGGAGGCAGACAGTGTGTGGGGGAGGTGGACCgagaggggcaggcagagggcaCCAGGGCTGGTGAGGGGGAAGGAGATGGGCCATTACCTGGAGTGCTCAGGCAGACTGAGGTACAGCGTTCTGGGCAAGTTCTGAAGATCACTCAGGTGCAAAGAGAGACACTGGGGCGGGAGGAGCTGCCTGGGAGGCCGAGCCATtgtttgggggaggaagggggccgGTGCTGGGCCCAGAAGGATGCCAACAGAATTGGGGTTCAGCCTCCAGAGGTGGAAGTGCTGCTAGAAGGGCACTAGGAAGAGGGAAGACCCTGGGTGGAGATGCGGAGTATCTGAGGGGAGGTGGCCGGGCAGAGCTGGAGCTCAGGATCAGGCTGGACAGAGGCGTCCAGGGCAGGCAGGATGGTGAGGGAGATCTGGGAGGCTGCCTTCTGGGGCGCAAAGAGCGTACAACAGGGGGCTGTGCAGGCGAGGCCCTGCTGAGGAGCAACCCTGTCCCCGCCTCTGCAGAGCTGGTCTGTAATAGAACCTTTGACAAATATTCCTGCTGGCCGGACACCCCTCCCAACACCACAGCCAACATCTCCTGCCCCTGGTACCTGCCCTGGCACCACAAAGGTAACCACAGCAGGGATGTGGGGGGTTGGCAGAGGGGGCTCAGCCCAGGGGCGGGGAGCTGATCAGAGCCTGCCCCCGCAGTGCAGCACCGCCTCGTCTTCAAGAGGTGTGGGCCTGATGGGCAGTGGGTACGTGGGCCGCGGGGGCAGCCATGGCGAAATGCTTCCCAGTGCCAGATGGACGACAAGGAGCTTGAGGTCCAGGTCAGCCCGTGGCAGGTGCAGTGGGggcttggggggaggggcaagatggccCTCTCCAGCCCTGACTGGCCACTGCGATTTGCAGAAGGAGGTGGCCAAGATGTACAGCAGCTTCCAGGTGATGTACACCGTGGGCTACTCCCTGTCCCTGGGGGCCCTGCTCCTGGCCCTGGCCATCCTGCTGGGCCTCAGGTATGCCCACTGCCCTGCTCATGGGGGGCCCCAGCGGGCAGGGTGGGCGGGGACTGACTCATTGTCCCCACAGCAAGCTGCACTGCACCCGAAACTACATCCACGTGAACCTGTTCGCGTCCTTCGTGCTCAAGGCCAGCTCTGTGCTGGTCATCGACACACTGCTCAAGACCCGCTACAGCCAGAGGATTGGGGACGACTTCAGCGTGAGCATCTGGCTGAGTGACGGGGTGAGCTCCCAGATCCGGCCTCTTGGCCTCCGGGCCCTGGGCGGCAGGCAGCTGGGAGGCCCGCACTCATGCTGCCCCCGCGGCCAGGCAGTGGCCGGCTGCCGGGTGGCCGCGGTGTTCATGCAGTACGGCGTCGTGGCCAACTACTGCTGGCTGCTGGTGGAGGGCGTGTACTTGCACAGCCTGCTGAGCTTCGCCACCATCCCTGAAAGGAGCTGCTTCCCCCTCTACCTGGGCATCGGCTGGGGTGAGTGGGCCGGTGCGCAGGGGGCCGGCGGGCTGGCCAGGGCCACGGGACCACAGCTGTTCTCCCCACAGGTGCCCCCATGCTGTTTGTCACCCCCTGGGTGGTGGTCAAGTGTCTGTTTGAGAACATCCAGTGAGTATCTGACTGGCGGGCCAGCAGGGGGATTCGCCTCTCCTGGCTGGGAGGTGCTGGGCTGGCCCCGTGGGGAATGGCCATGTGGCTCAGAGTGTGGGAGTGGCTCAGGGGTCTCCGGCCAGAGGCAGTGGGGGGCACTAAGCAAACCTGGTTCCCCGGGGGTGGAGGTCATTGGTAATTATCTCCCTTCTTTTCCTGAGGCACTAATTAGATCCCAAGGAATCAGGGGGCGGGGGGCTACGAGGCTGCCAGGACACGAGCAGGCCCCACCCTGCAGGTGCTGGACCAGCAATGACAACATGGGCTTCTGGTGGATCCTGCGCTTCCCCGTCTTCCTGGCCATCCTGGTGAGGAAATGAGGCACCTGCTGGCACCGCAGGGAGGGCCGGGAGGCTGCTGGCCTTGGCCCCCCAGTCCCTTCCTTCCTCATCGGCCTGCAGCAGCCTGAGGAGACAGACAGCATCCTGCCTGGCTGGACAGGGAGGGAGGCCTGGCACTCACCCAGGACACTGGCTGGCGCCCTGGGTCTTGGGCCAGGCTGTCCATCCTTGACTGGGTGCCCACAGCCCCAGGGCCCCAGGAGCCAGGGTCTGTCTGGCTGCCAGGCCCACCTCCAGGAGGGACAGGTGGGGGCCAAGAGCTGCCCTGAGCTGtgtcccccacacacacagatcaACTTCTTCATCTTCATCCGCATCCTTCACCTCCTGGTGGCCAAGCTGCAAGCCCACCAGATGCGCTATACTGACTACAAATTCCGGTGGGTGTGGGCGTTGGGAGTGGGAGGGCACCAGGCGGCTTGCGGAATCCCGGGGGCCAGAGGGAGTGTAGGTGGGAGTGGGGGCACCAGAGCCCCAGGGGGTGCTGGGCTGGTGGCTCAGTCTCTGCCCCCGCAGGCTGGCCAAGTCCACGCTGACCCTCATCCCCCTGTTGGGGGTCCACGAGGTGGTGTTTGCCTTTGTGACCGACGAGCATGCCCAGGGCACCCTGCGCTCCGCCAAGCTCTTCTTCGACCTCTTCCTCAGCTCCTTCCAGGTGCCTGCCCGCCCCTTAACCAATAGcccaacccccaggccagccTGGGTGCAGCCCTGACCTCCCCCATCTCTCCAGGGCCTGCTGGTGGCTGTTCTCTACTGTTTCCTCAACAAGGAGGTAGGTGAGGGGGGTGTGGGTCTGGAACCAGCGCTGGGGTTGGGGTCAGGGGGAGTGTAGACATCCTGGCCCCACCCCTCAGGTGTGAGCCCTTCGTGTCCACCTGCACTTACTGGGCTCAGTTTCCAGGacgctgggtgtcaggcctgctGAGATGGGTCAGCCTCAGCCCGTCCTCAGGGAGTGCACCTGAGGGTGAGGGGGTCCCCAGGTGTTCCCAGACCCCAGCGTTCTGTGGTGACAGAGCCTGCCTGGCTCCACACCCAGGGCCCAATAGCCCTTCAAGGCCAGGGGGTTGGGGATCCTGAGAGGGTGGCACGGGCAGGCCCTGGGACTGGCCCGACCCACCTGCCCACCCCAGGTGCAGTCGGAGTTGCTGCGGCGCTGGCATCGCTGGCGTGAGGGCAAAGCACTGCAGGAGGAGTGCCATGTCGGCAGCCACACGGCCAGGCCCACTGGTGGCCCCCCCAGTGAGAAGCTGCTGCTCTCAAGGGGCAGTGGCAGCAACAGGACTAGCCAGGACCCCTCTACGGAGACCCACTTGGCTGGCGGCCTCCCTGGATTGGCTGAGAACCCCTTCTGAAGCCCCCTGGAACTTCAGCTGTGGCTGGACTCAGGTGCCCAGAGAGGGCATCACTGGACAATCCATAACCGATGCCCAGCAGAGGCAAGAGCGTGGGAGCCAGACAGCACCCTGCTGTCCACATGTTCCCCAGTGTGGTGGTCTGAggggcacctgctctgtgccaaggggtgggggaggggatgtggcGGGGAAGCTGTTCTGTGAATGCATGCCCGTGTGTCCCCGTGTGTGTCAGTGTGTCTGAGTTAGAGAAAACATGTGTCCTCCAACAATAAAGAGCTCTGTGCTCACCCTGGGTGGACAgctgggctggaggagaggggccAGCTGGGCCCAGGGCCTCCCCGTGAGAAGGGAGCAGCCGTGGACGGCCCGTGCTGGCTTGCTCCTTCTAGACTTCTCCTTGTTGCCCCATCATACAGGTGAATTGGAGCTGGAATCCCTGAGGTTGTGTGTGAGTGGTGGCTGGTGGTGCCCCACCAGCACGTGCCATCTCCAGCCCTCGCGCCAGGGTTGGGGGGGGTGGctcacccccaccccgggccagAGTGGATGGGCCCCACTCAGTCTTGGCCCCTCAACCCCCGGAGTGTCACCATTCGCCCGCAGAGGGGCATGAAGGGCGTCAATGGCCGAGGGAAGCCACCGACATCACAGTCCTTCTACCAACCCCACATGAACATCCCTGGCTCCCTGCTAGAGCCGAAGCCGGGGCTGGACTCAGGCCCAGCAAGGGCATCACTGGATAATCCAGAACTAGATAATCCAGAACTGGATGTCCTCTACTGGCCTCTGCTTCATCCCAACTCTAGCCACCCCAGCAATCCACAGCCCATGTAGCCGACTGAAGCGGGGAGAGATGGACCCCCAAAATCGAGACCGTCCAAGTGCAGGCGCAGCACGGTTTTCCAAAGACTGCGGCACAGCCCAACATAGCCACTTCACAGAGAATCACTGCAGTCCTTGCTGCTCCAAGCGCATGCGGAAGGGCAGCTGTGTGCGAGGGTGCTGCCCATTGCCTGGTGGGTGGGCACCCTGCTTGGCAGTCAATGAGGGCTGGCACTCATGCAGGAAGAGCCAGGTGGTGCGCCCTGAGTCCAAGCTGCCCCCCGGGGCGCGGTGCATCTGATGCAGAGGGTGGAGACAAGTGCAGGAGCAGTGCGAGGACTGTAGTCACCCTCAAGAGCGCCCCTTGTGTCCGATGCCATGATGCCTGGTGGGGGGTATGCGTGGAAGGGGGTAGGAGCAGGGGCACTGTCAAAagaggaaggggccacagaaGCCAAGAGCACAAGCCAAATGGGCCAGCCAGGCGGCCCTGCTCCTAGGAGCTGGTGGGGGGTGACTGCCGGGACCCGGGGGAGGGGGTGTCCACAGTCCCTGCCCAGCCACGTGGGCTGGAGCTGCTTAGGCAGAGCTGAGCTAATTGCAGCAAATGAAAGGACAGGAGGCCTCTCAGGAAAGGTAAATAGAATtacctgccaggcactggggCCCTCCTGAGGGGGCCCTCACCTCGTGCCACCGGATAtagcagggagggagaggcaggtgaGTTAAGGTAGATTGGGCTCTCCTGCGGCCCAGGTGGGATGCGATGTTACTATGATCGGTGGGGACTGCAGGGCAGGAAGGTAGTGTGGCTGGCTGCACCTTTGAGGACCTGAGACCCCTGACCTTGAGGCTTCAGGTCATTTCTCATCCCAGGCTCCCTAGGCCCTAGTGCTCCTTTGAGCCCCTGGCCACAGGGGCACCCCTGCCAGCCCTCCATGCCCAGAAGCCTAGCACAGGGAGGGCACAAGTTCTCCTTCACGCCAGCTGAGCTCAGGGTTGGTGACTGCCCTGCGGGTGTGCCGCTCACCTAGGGGCCTCCTGACAGCCCTCCCCATCCTGACTCCCTCTGCCCTTGTCCTCCTTCACCCTGTCCCTGTCCCCAAGGGAACTGGAGCAGGCCGGTGGAGTCAGGAGTGGAGGTGGAGGCCTGGAAGGGGATGGGCTCATCCAGCCAATAAACATTGGCTCTGACCAGGCCGTCCTGCAGGTGGGATGGTGGGGGAACCTGACTTTCTAACGCAGGGCCCAGCACCCACACAGCATCACCCTCCATTCAGGAAGACAAACACTCCAggccctctgccccttccccatctctacttcccttcccacctccaccccagtccAAATCTCAGGCACTTCCCCTAAAAGAATGCATGGGAACCacccagcgtgtgtgtgtgtgtgtgtgtgtgtgtgtgtgtgtgtgtgtgtgtgtgtgtgtgtgtgtgtgtgtgtgtgtgtgtgtgtgtgtgtgtgtgtgtgtgtgtgtgtgtgtgtgtgtgtgtgtgtgtgttactaaAATGAGTGTGGAgaccaagaaagaggaaaacatggaCTACAATAAACACTGATCAAACCTAGGAGAGTTGAGGGGCATCCCCAGGATggcagctgtgtgccaggcagagcGGGTCACTGGGGGGAAGGAGCCTCAAGCAGGGCGAAAGTACAGGAGAGACGCCCTCAAGTGGATCAAAGTGACTGAACACACTGGGAGGAGACTTAGATGACCTGGTGGAGAGTTCAGGACTTAGTACATAGACAACtgagcaaatgaaaaaagaaggcaattaataacttcaaggaaaacaaaaagttgggcagaaaaaaaaaccccacaatttaCCACAAGGCTCATCTCTAAATACACAGATATCATAATGTAAATACTCAACACTGATGTAACCAAAGTTATGAGAGAAAGATCTAGGGAGGATAGCGGATGGTAAGCACGTGTGTAGTGGGAGTGGGGGACGGAATGAAATGGGAAAACCAAGAAGTAACGCTTCACGTATGCTATTTAGACATAGAAATACAAACCAAAGAATCACCAGGAAAGCTGAAAATGGTTGGCTCTAGgtgagagggtgggaggagaagtCTGAGGGCTGCAACTAGCCGAACTCTGACTGCCTCGGCCTCCTCCTGGACTCTATGGCAGCCTTCAGCCCCAGGTCCTCCCCCACCTGCCCTTTCTCTGACCTTGCTCTCTACTGCTCTCAGTCCCTggtcctgcttcctcctcctctccctgagtGCAGTGCCCAGGGATCAGGTCCCATCCTCCTCCCTTCTTTATCAACCTTAAAAAAAACATCAATATTCAAATTACTCCCAAACTATATCTCCAACCTCTGTGGCCCTCCCAAATCCACTCTAGACTCAGCTTCCCTCTTGGCACCTCCACTCAGACATCCAATGGCAACTTAAATTGCACAGTCCATATCGAACTCCTTACCTGCCCCCTCACCCAGCTTCTTCCTCCCACGATTCACTTGAGGTAGCCCCCCTGACAGGTCTCCCCGCTTCTACCCTGAACCTGCAGcctattctcaacacagcaacCAGTGCGATCCCTTTACAACCAAAGTTTCCTCCAATGAATCCCATCAAGCATCCACCTCTCACCTCAGTTTACAGAAATGCAGGCGACAAAGGAGTCTGTTAACACTACAAAGATGCAACCAGTGAAAACCAGAGTTTGGGAAACTCCAACATCAAGTATCCAGCAGGTCTTCAATCATAAACGGCGGGGAAATGTGGGAGGAGGCACTGTGACTAAGAAAGACTTACGGGACGCATCAAGCAGATTCAGCCGATGCACTTGGCCTTTCTATTCTGAGTCTATAACCCATGTGGAATATATTATTTTAGACACTAGGGGACTATGGACTGGGTGTTAGATGACATTAGGGAATTGCTGTTCATGCTCAATTTACATGAACGTGCTCAGGGTACATGCTCAGGAAGTACTTACTAAATTCAGATTTTGATAACAGTAAAAGCTTAAAAATCAGATTAAGGCCAGTCTCCTACAAGAGGTCACCATTTCCTCATATGTAAGATCAGGGTAATAAAATCCACCCTCCGCCCCCCGAGTTGTCAGCACTGAATGAAAGCAGACAGTGATATGAGCACCACCAAGGGTAGAACATGATGGAGGACTGGGCACCCCTGTTCCACCAGGATGCTCCCCTCGTCTCCTCTACCCTCACTGTCTGAGGCGGGGAGAGGTGTCTCCAGCCACTCATGGTCAGCCAGGCAGCCCACTGTGCTGGTGAGGGTTACGTCTCCAGTGCCCCCAACCGAgttcctcaccccccaccccagcacagcCTGTTAACCACATTCCCACCTCCAAGGTGTGCTCGGCAAAGACTCCAGGTCCAGGGCCTCTATTTCAGATAATCTAAGTTGGCGGGGAAAGCGGGAATGAAAAGGCCTTGCGGGGTATCCCATGGGCCCACCCACACAGGGGCAAGGTACCACTGCTAGCAGGAGGGTGGCTGTGGGCAGGGGAGACCCAGATGCTGGGGCCTGGTGTGGCCCCATTCCCACCTTCCAGCCCCACAGGAGGAAGGAATGACCTAGAGAGGGCTGGGAGCGAAGTTAAGTCAATTTTTAACCAACGCAGCAAGATATTAGACATTCCCCGGTGTGCTGCCAGGGGGCTCCAGCACCCCTTCGGAGAGAGGCCTTTGAACCACCACAGCCCATACTCTCACttcacatggggaaactgaggtgggACAGGAGAGTGACGTGCCCCAGGGCTCACAGCAAGGCCATGACTGCGGTCGCCAGGATGCAGATGCCCAGCCCCGCTGAAGCCTGGTGGCTGAGTGCCCCGTCAAGTGCATCCACCAGGTGACTAATAGCGGCAGCAAGCACTAGCACTGGGCAGCCGCCCAGCAGGCAGGTGCTGAGCTCCacctgaggaaactgatgcttggAGACTCAGCAACTTGCTCAATGCCACAAGCGCAGCAGTGGCCTGGCTGGACATCACCCCATCCTTAGTGGTCTAGGACACACTGGGTGGAGggcatgtgtgcctgtgtgcccACTCAGCCTCTGGCCACAGGTCCCTGCACCCCAGGCAGGCCACGCCCACCCCCTTCCAGCCACAGAGCGGGGCTGCTTGGGTGACCCAGCCCAGCAGGCACGCAAACCCTTGGCAGGATGCCCCACAGGTCCCTGGGGAGCAAACAGGCCTGTGTGGTTACAGGAACttggctcagggcctggcaccagCCAGCACCCACTGGCAACAAGCCATGGCTGCTTATTCCATGAACCATCCTTCCTGCACCCCCATCCCTGGGGAATTCCCCCCAGGAAAAGACACCTCCCAGAGCCACCTGTGGGGCTGCTGGAGCC contains:
- the GCGR gene encoding glucagon receptor isoform X2; this encodes MPPILPRCPHLLLLLLLACQPQAPSAQVMDFLFEKWKLYGDQCLYNLSLLPPPTELVCNRTFDKYSCWPDTPPNTTANISCPWYLPWHHKVQHRLVFKRCGPDGQWVRGPRGQPWRNASQCQMDDKELEVQKEVAKMYSSFQVMYTVGYSLSLGALLLALAILLGLSKLHCTRNYIHVNLFASFVLKASSVLVIDTLLKTRYSQRIGDDFSVSIWLSDGAVAGCRVAAVFMQYGVVANYCWLLVEGVYLHSLLSFATIPERSCFPLYLGIGWGAPMLFVTPWVVVKCLFENIQCWTSNDNMGFWWILRFPVFLAILINFFIFIRILHLLVAKLQAHQMRYTDYKFRLAKSTLTLIPLLGVHEVVFAFVTDEHAQGTLRSAKLFFDLFLSSFQGLLVAVLYCFLNKEVQSELLRRWHRWREGKALQEECHVGSHTARPTGGPPSEKLLLSRGSGSNRTSQDPSTETHLAGGLPGLAENPF
- the GCGR gene encoding glucagon receptor isoform X1: MPPILPRCPHLLLLLLLACQPQAPSAQVMDFLFEKWKLYGDQCLYNLSLLPPPTELVCNRTFDKYSCWPDTPPNTTANISCPWYLPWHHKVQHRLVFKRCGPDGQWVRGPRGQPWRNASQCQMDDKELEVQKEVAKMYSSFQVMYTVGYSLSLGALLLALAILLGLSKLHCTRNYIHVNLFASFVLKASSVLVIDTLLKTRYSQRIGDDFSVSIWLSDGVSSQIRPLGLRALGGRQLGGPHSCCPRGQAVAGCRVAAVFMQYGVVANYCWLLVEGVYLHSLLSFATIPERSCFPLYLGIGWGAPMLFVTPWVVVKCLFENIQCWTSNDNMGFWWILRFPVFLAILINFFIFIRILHLLVAKLQAHQMRYTDYKFRLAKSTLTLIPLLGVHEVVFAFVTDEHAQGTLRSAKLFFDLFLSSFQGLLVAVLYCFLNKEVQSELLRRWHRWREGKALQEECHVGSHTARPTGGPPSEKLLLSRGSGSNRTSQDPSTETHLAGGLPGLAENPF
- the GCGR gene encoding glucagon receptor isoform X3 yields the protein MDDKELEVQKEVAKMYSSFQVMYTVGYSLSLGALLLALAILLGLSKLHCTRNYIHVNLFASFVLKASSVLVIDTLLKTRYSQRIGDDFSVSIWLSDGVSSQIRPLGLRALGGRQLGGPHSCCPRGQAVAGCRVAAVFMQYGVVANYCWLLVEGVYLHSLLSFATIPERSCFPLYLGIGWGAPMLFVTPWVVVKCLFENIQCWTSNDNMGFWWILRFPVFLAILINFFIFIRILHLLVAKLQAHQMRYTDYKFRLAKSTLTLIPLLGVHEVVFAFVTDEHAQGTLRSAKLFFDLFLSSFQGLLVAVLYCFLNKEVQSELLRRWHRWREGKALQEECHVGSHTARPTGGPPSEKLLLSRGSGSNRTSQDPSTETHLAGGLPGLAENPF